One window from the genome of Crateriforma spongiae encodes:
- a CDS encoding apiosidase-like domain-containing protein has product MNKVLRFGLTLTSVSLVCVCASVVADAQSVISAARDAPQWMECEIEFRGQRHYDNAYVDSTAWVDFVHDDGTKIRRPIFWDGGQTFRVRFASTKPSGTWKWTSSSDPVDDGLHGLSGELTACPTGEAETIFQRHGFWSIPPGERNLVHSDGKSCFLCADTAWALPWRATVDQAVRYADDRAEKGFNAALLMTVMPDSNTTGPRSRTEDEGFAVGFEDLPKGRLRELNAEYFQYFDSLVDALVQRGVAPVYQPVFHGYGWKGGGTAGNKVSADDYARYCRYLVARYGARPAIWLIGGDGPAVNPTVVEQLDQSGQEIERWDAYRQPTGIHYSPHAWNRTHQDKTWLDFQWCQTGHNGEHVPERVADMWRNQPVKAVANGEPTYENIGETGKGAGWWQGHEAICNVTAGGTMGVVYGAASLWNWVLHPNEPDHEVWCTAPGAGWEEALEFEGSRYPGVLAKIMNQYPIRGMQPDWTCTYGRRGLLIPNKLFVLYLPTGGRTTIVSTEVPSPYRIYDLKTGQVVGQGRLPDERRRSIDAGVTDQPRLVVFHTEG; this is encoded by the coding sequence ATGAATAAGGTTTTGCGATTCGGACTGACGTTGACGTCGGTAAGTCTGGTGTGTGTCTGTGCGTCCGTTGTGGCCGACGCCCAGTCGGTCATCAGTGCAGCAAGAGATGCACCGCAGTGGATGGAATGTGAGATCGAATTTCGTGGTCAGCGTCACTATGACAATGCGTATGTCGACAGCACCGCATGGGTGGACTTTGTTCATGACGACGGGACGAAGATTCGTCGGCCGATTTTCTGGGACGGCGGTCAAACGTTTCGTGTGCGATTCGCTTCCACCAAGCCGTCGGGAACTTGGAAATGGACGTCCAGCAGCGATCCAGTCGACGATGGTCTGCACGGTCTTTCCGGTGAACTGACTGCGTGTCCGACCGGAGAAGCCGAGACGATTTTCCAGCGGCATGGTTTCTGGTCGATTCCGCCGGGGGAACGGAATTTGGTGCACTCCGATGGCAAGTCGTGCTTTTTGTGTGCGGATACCGCCTGGGCACTACCTTGGCGCGCCACCGTTGACCAAGCCGTTCGTTATGCCGACGACCGTGCAGAGAAAGGGTTCAACGCCGCGTTGCTGATGACCGTGATGCCGGATTCCAACACGACGGGACCTCGATCTCGCACCGAAGACGAAGGTTTCGCCGTGGGTTTCGAAGACTTGCCCAAGGGGCGGTTGCGTGAGTTGAACGCAGAGTATTTTCAGTACTTCGATTCTCTGGTGGATGCTCTGGTCCAACGTGGCGTCGCGCCCGTCTATCAGCCGGTGTTTCATGGCTATGGATGGAAAGGCGGCGGGACCGCGGGTAACAAAGTCAGCGCGGATGATTATGCGCGGTACTGTCGTTACTTGGTGGCACGCTACGGTGCTCGGCCAGCGATCTGGTTGATCGGTGGAGATGGGCCGGCGGTCAATCCGACCGTCGTCGAACAATTGGACCAGTCGGGGCAAGAAATCGAACGCTGGGATGCGTACCGGCAGCCGACGGGCATTCACTACTCGCCTCATGCTTGGAACCGAACCCACCAAGACAAGACGTGGCTGGATTTTCAGTGGTGCCAAACCGGTCACAACGGTGAACATGTGCCGGAACGTGTGGCCGACATGTGGCGAAACCAGCCCGTCAAAGCCGTCGCCAACGGCGAACCGACTTACGAGAATATCGGCGAAACCGGCAAGGGGGCCGGGTGGTGGCAGGGACACGAGGCGATCTGTAACGTCACCGCCGGGGGGACGATGGGGGTGGTGTACGGCGCCGCCAGTCTGTGGAATTGGGTGCTTCATCCCAACGAACCCGACCACGAAGTTTGGTGCACCGCGCCGGGGGCGGGCTGGGAAGAAGCATTGGAATTCGAAGGCTCGCGATATCCCGGTGTGCTGGCAAAGATCATGAACCAGTACCCGATTCGCGGCATGCAACCGGATTGGACCTGCACGTACGGTCGGCGAGGCTTGTTGATTCCTAACAAACTGTTTGTGCTGTATCTGCCCACCGGTGGCAGAACGACAATCGTTTCGACGGAGGTGCCAAGCCCGTATCGTATTTACGACTTGAAAACCGGTCAGGTTGTCGGCCAAGGTCGCTTGCCCGATGAACGTCGCCGTTCGATCGATGCAGGTGTCACTGATCAACCACGGTTGGTCGTGTTTCACACCGAAGGATAG
- a CDS encoding aldehyde dehydrogenase family protein → MFQTDRKLRCRVVGAARHQVVRRVDALVDACRSAQRTVDSETVAAELIPLCDALKFIADRGPRILADRRVGMRGRAVWLWGVQSRVQRVPWGDVLILAAWNYPLLLPGVQLAQALAAGNRVWVKPAPGCESATQILAECFFDAGVPTDCLAVLDSTVDAATRRIDQGVDLVVLTGGVATGRTVMHALAESVTPSIMELSGCDAMVVLPGADLDRVASAVRFGLTFNAGATCIGPRRLLIGADTWKDLSTRVSPMLSSGKPLVVHPSAIGTVVELVEEALDRGAKDFLGLFDLQRLRNDRSMHPLILTDVPSDCRISHSDVFAPVMTVDRCGDEESVVRRVNDCPYRLAASVFGPHDQARRLANRLCVGSVVVNDLIAPTADARLPFGGRGASGHGVTRGPEGLLAMTTVRVISRRKGSVTPHLSPPQQSDADLLAGSLAMTHGKGLRQKWQGLKRVVDAARRR, encoded by the coding sequence GTGTTTCAGACTGATCGGAAATTGCGATGCCGTGTGGTCGGGGCGGCGCGGCATCAGGTGGTGCGGCGGGTCGATGCGTTGGTCGATGCTTGTCGTAGTGCACAGCGGACGGTGGACAGCGAAACGGTTGCCGCGGAGCTGATTCCGTTGTGCGACGCCTTGAAATTCATCGCCGATCGCGGTCCTCGCATCTTGGCCGATCGGCGGGTCGGGATGCGCGGTCGAGCCGTCTGGTTGTGGGGCGTCCAAAGCCGTGTCCAGCGGGTGCCGTGGGGCGATGTGCTGATCCTGGCGGCTTGGAATTATCCGTTGCTGTTACCCGGCGTGCAGCTGGCCCAAGCACTGGCCGCGGGGAACCGTGTATGGGTCAAGCCCGCGCCGGGCTGTGAGTCCGCGACACAGATCTTGGCGGAATGTTTTTTTGACGCCGGTGTTCCCACGGATTGCTTGGCGGTACTGGATTCCACCGTCGACGCGGCGACGCGGCGAATCGACCAAGGCGTTGACCTGGTGGTGTTGACCGGCGGGGTGGCGACGGGGCGGACCGTGATGCACGCTTTGGCGGAATCGGTGACGCCGTCGATCATGGAACTTAGCGGTTGTGACGCGATGGTCGTCTTGCCGGGTGCGGATCTGGACCGTGTTGCATCGGCGGTGCGTTTCGGCCTGACGTTCAACGCGGGCGCGACTTGTATCGGGCCGCGACGTTTACTGATCGGTGCAGATACATGGAAGGATCTGTCGACACGGGTTTCGCCGATGTTGTCATCCGGGAAGCCGTTGGTGGTGCATCCCAGCGCGATTGGTACCGTCGTCGAGCTGGTCGAAGAAGCGTTGGATCGCGGGGCAAAGGATTTTTTGGGTCTGTTTGATCTTCAGCGGCTTCGGAATGATCGTTCGATGCATCCTTTGATCCTGACCGACGTTCCAAGTGATTGTCGGATCAGCCACAGCGACGTGTTCGCGCCGGTGATGACGGTTGATCGGTGCGGCGACGAGGAATCTGTGGTGCGACGGGTCAATGATTGCCCCTACCGTCTGGCGGCATCGGTCTTTGGTCCCCATGATCAGGCGCGACGATTGGCCAACCGGCTGTGCGTGGGCAGTGTGGTCGTGAACGATCTGATTGCACCGACCGCGGACGCCAGGTTGCCGTTCGGCGGGCGGGGTGCCAGCGGTCACGGCGTGACTCGTGGACCGGAAGGCTTGTTGGCGATGACGACGGTTCGTGTGATCAGCCGGCGAAAGGGATCCGTGACGCCGCACTTGTCACCGCCCCAACAATCCGATGCCGACTTGCTGGCGGGTTCACTGGCGATGACGCACGGCAAAGGCTTGCGGCAAAAATGGCAAGGCTTGAAGCGAGTCGTTGATGCGGCCCGTCGTCGCTAG
- a CDS encoding phytoene desaturase family protein has translation MIASESPSRRIVVIGGGLAGLSSACVLAARGHSVVLLEKNEWVGGKAAVHRAEGYRFDMGPTIVTLPSVLKKVFSEADRAMEDYLDMIPLDPQWRCFFDADESGGHPASVLDLVPNIDEMKNHLRDFTGGDQNGNGYEKFIQLSQQLHGVSDRFFFWRSVGGLRDTMEVGGAFNAAVLKDVMSLRMGKSVASVVRSHVPDHRVAQMMDHFTQYVGSSPYQSPAVLCGIAHMQTEEGIWYPMGGTRAVPEALEKLAGELGVEIHTETDVMRIEQDGNRVTGVMTVDGQTFPCDAVVSNCDAVRTYRELLKDTPVSKSFEKSNKYEAACSGVVLYLGLDRRFDQFLHHNFVFSRDAEEEFDYIYRRGEPAPDPTAYVCAPAVSEPAVAPEGGEALYILVHTPYLRPGHDWKKMLPEYREVILDKLEKTAGATGIRDAIRYEASLTPEGIHHRYRVLNGAIYGLASHGKYLGAFKPGNRRRDLKGLYLAGGAAHPGPGMPMVLMSGWIAADSLDQDARAGSLQTTGVGV, from the coding sequence ATGATTGCATCGGAATCCCCATCGCGTCGTATCGTCGTGATCGGCGGCGGTTTGGCCGGGTTGTCATCGGCCTGCGTGCTTGCCGCTCGCGGTCACAGCGTCGTTTTGCTGGAAAAAAACGAATGGGTGGGCGGCAAAGCGGCGGTGCATCGCGCCGAAGGCTACCGTTTCGACATGGGGCCGACGATCGTGACGTTGCCCAGTGTGCTGAAGAAGGTCTTTTCCGAAGCCGATCGGGCGATGGAAGATTACCTGGACATGATCCCGTTGGATCCGCAGTGGCGATGCTTCTTTGACGCCGATGAATCCGGCGGGCACCCTGCGTCGGTCTTGGACTTGGTCCCCAATATCGACGAAATGAAGAATCACTTGCGTGATTTCACCGGCGGTGATCAAAACGGCAATGGATACGAAAAGTTCATTCAACTGAGCCAGCAACTGCACGGCGTTTCGGACCGCTTTTTCTTCTGGCGCAGCGTCGGCGGTTTGCGTGACACGATGGAAGTCGGCGGTGCCTTCAACGCCGCGGTTCTGAAAGACGTGATGTCGTTGCGGATGGGCAAGAGTGTGGCGTCGGTCGTGCGTTCACATGTGCCCGATCATCGTGTCGCCCAGATGATGGACCACTTCACCCAGTACGTTGGTTCGTCGCCCTATCAGTCGCCCGCGGTGTTGTGTGGGATCGCCCACATGCAAACCGAAGAAGGCATTTGGTACCCGATGGGTGGCACTCGAGCGGTTCCCGAGGCTTTGGAAAAGCTGGCCGGGGAACTGGGGGTGGAAATTCACACCGAAACCGACGTCATGCGGATCGAGCAAGACGGCAATCGTGTGACGGGGGTGATGACCGTCGACGGCCAGACGTTCCCATGCGATGCGGTGGTCAGTAATTGCGATGCGGTGCGGACGTACCGCGAATTGCTGAAAGATACGCCGGTTTCCAAGTCGTTCGAAAAGAGCAACAAGTACGAAGCGGCCTGCAGTGGCGTCGTCCTGTACCTGGGACTTGATCGCCGGTTTGACCAGTTCTTGCACCACAACTTTGTGTTCTCGCGAGACGCGGAAGAGGAATTCGATTACATCTATCGTCGTGGTGAACCGGCACCGGACCCGACCGCCTATGTTTGCGCACCCGCCGTCAGCGAACCGGCCGTTGCACCGGAGGGTGGCGAGGCGCTATACATTCTGGTCCACACGCCGTACCTTCGTCCCGGACACGATTGGAAAAAGATGCTGCCGGAGTATCGTGAAGTGATCCTGGACAAACTGGAAAAGACCGCCGGGGCAACGGGCATTCGTGATGCGATTCGTTACGAAGCGTCGTTGACCCCCGAGGGGATTCATCATCGTTATCGCGTGTTGAACGGCGCGATCTATGGTTTGGCAAGCCACGGGAAATACCTGGGGGCATTCAAGCCGGGCAATCGCCGTCGTGATTTGAAAGGCTTGTACCTGGCCGGTGGTGCGGCGCATCCCGGGCCGGGGATGCCGATGGTGTTGATGAGCGGCTGGATCGCTGCGGATTCATTGGACCAGGACGCTCGCGCGGGATCACTGCAAACGACCGGCGTCGGCGTCTGA
- a CDS encoding lysophospholipid acyltransferase family protein, producing MTKSRSDQDDHLPPIPAWFQDGFHRFLKPYLRRHFHAIAIESDARSSLNVPSDVPLIVYANHPSWWDPLIAHFVNRVSFPGRQFWAPIDADALRQYEVFKKLGFFGVQLNSKSGAADFLKTSQLALHHHDDQGNCDGALWVTPEGRFCDPRDHTAALMPGLSHLCQRLSSGYVLPLVMEYAFWDERLPMCLLTAGQVMDVSQHPDWDKTLWNQRLTESMRSAQDRLAGLVVDRDSGPFTNLLAGKKGTGGLYDWLRRSKSMLTGKRFKATHGDQFS from the coding sequence ATGACGAAATCGCGATCGGACCAGGACGACCATTTGCCGCCGATACCGGCTTGGTTCCAGGACGGATTTCATCGTTTTTTGAAGCCCTATTTGCGTCGTCACTTCCATGCGATAGCGATCGAATCGGACGCACGAAGTTCGCTGAATGTTCCCTCGGACGTTCCGCTGATCGTTTACGCAAACCATCCGTCGTGGTGGGATCCGTTGATCGCCCATTTTGTCAATCGCGTCAGTTTTCCCGGGCGACAGTTTTGGGCGCCGATTGATGCCGATGCGTTGCGTCAGTACGAAGTGTTCAAAAAGCTGGGGTTTTTTGGCGTCCAGCTGAACAGCAAATCGGGCGCGGCGGATTTCTTGAAAACCAGCCAACTGGCACTGCATCATCATGACGACCAGGGCAATTGTGATGGAGCTTTGTGGGTGACGCCGGAGGGGCGATTCTGCGACCCGCGTGATCACACCGCCGCGTTGATGCCGGGGTTGTCGCATCTGTGTCAGCGACTTTCATCTGGGTACGTCTTGCCGCTGGTGATGGAATACGCGTTTTGGGATGAACGATTACCGATGTGCTTGCTGACCGCCGGGCAAGTGATGGATGTGTCACAGCATCCGGACTGGGACAAGACGCTGTGGAACCAGCGACTGACAGAATCGATGCGATCGGCGCAGGATCGATTGGCCGGGTTGGTGGTGGATCGTGACAGTGGGCCCTTCACGAATTTGCTGGCCGGCAAGAAGGGCACCGGCGGACTGTATGATTGGCTGCGGCGATCCAAGAGCATGCTGACAGGGAAACGCTTCAAAGCCACGCACGGGGACCAGTTTTCATGA
- a CDS encoding glycosyltransferase → MIWLLVAIILVPLVALPAAMFAVNVRLFMLGQSDVSGVDGSKQDTAISVLVPARDEAAGIEACVRAALASRNVDVEVVVMDDGSTDGTDEIVRRLATQDDRVVYCQGKTLPDGWNGKQFACWQLSQVARYDRMAFIDADIRLQADALEILSRRMDRTGVALLSMFPHQETGTFWEKLLIPMMHFVLLGYLPMARMRASDSPGFAAGCGQFFLTDRDAYQTAGTHEAIRGSRHDGVKLPRAYRTAGLMTDVVDGTHLAQCRMYNNAAEVFRGVLKNATEGIASSRLIVPFSILLIGASVAPTVLMVAYVWAWAWGGASGNTAPVLPAVDMAIGVMIVGLFVMSIYPRAMAAIVFRQSWTGAILHPIAVAVFILLQWIAWLQSLLGIQVAWRGRVEKPGTST, encoded by the coding sequence ATGATCTGGTTGCTCGTTGCGATCATCCTGGTGCCACTGGTGGCGTTGCCCGCGGCGATGTTTGCGGTCAACGTGCGATTGTTCATGCTGGGGCAATCCGATGTTTCTGGTGTGGATGGCTCCAAACAAGATACGGCTATCTCAGTCTTGGTTCCCGCGCGTGATGAGGCTGCGGGAATCGAAGCCTGCGTTCGTGCGGCCCTGGCCAGTCGGAACGTCGATGTGGAAGTGGTCGTGATGGACGACGGTTCGACTGACGGTACCGATGAAATTGTCCGGCGTTTGGCAACCCAAGACGACCGTGTCGTGTATTGTCAGGGAAAGACGTTGCCCGACGGCTGGAACGGCAAGCAGTTCGCTTGTTGGCAATTGTCCCAAGTAGCCCGCTATGACCGGATGGCTTTCATCGATGCCGATATACGGTTACAGGCGGATGCACTGGAGATCCTGAGCCGCCGAATGGATCGCACCGGTGTGGCGTTATTGTCGATGTTCCCGCATCAGGAAACCGGAACTTTCTGGGAAAAACTGTTGATCCCGATGATGCACTTTGTGCTGCTGGGATACTTGCCGATGGCTCGGATGCGGGCCAGTGATTCGCCGGGTTTTGCCGCCGGATGTGGTCAGTTCTTTCTGACCGATCGTGATGCCTACCAAACGGCGGGCACGCACGAAGCGATTCGTGGATCGCGTCACGATGGTGTGAAGTTGCCGCGGGCGTATCGCACCGCCGGATTGATGACCGACGTGGTCGACGGGACTCATTTGGCCCAGTGCCGCATGTACAACAATGCCGCGGAAGTGTTCCGGGGTGTTCTGAAGAACGCGACCGAGGGGATCGCAAGTTCGCGTCTGATCGTGCCGTTCAGCATCCTGTTGATCGGTGCTTCGGTGGCACCGACCGTTTTGATGGTCGCCTATGTCTGGGCTTGGGCCTGGGGCGGGGCTTCGGGCAACACGGCCCCAGTTTTGCCTGCGGTCGACATGGCGATCGGTGTCATGATCGTCGGGCTGTTCGTGATGTCGATTTACCCTCGAGCGATGGCCGCGATCGTGTTTCGTCAATCCTGGACGGGAGCGATCTTGCACCCGATCGCGGTGGCGGTCTTCATCCTGTTGCAATGGATCGCTTGGCTGCAATCGTTGCTGGGGATTCAAGTCGCTTGGCGTGGACGCGTCGAAAAACCGGGGACGTCGACCTAG
- a CDS encoding twin-arginine translocation signal domain-containing protein: protein MQRRDFVKQSAAIAASVTILSRSSSAAEAERPVIGHGDYRYRVINDWAKVSPLRYPILNCHEMVQDRDGQLIMVGDHPHNNIMIFDKSGELLSTWGTMFPGGHGLTLVDEGDEQNLLVTDSGWTLDANGKSIRNAGRVTKTTRDGRVIFDIGHPQTIGLYEPGDFFNPTETAVADNGDIYVADGYGKDFIIQYNWKGEYIRHFGGRDNDDPNQNLKNAHGVAIDRRDPNQPLLVCTSRSECCFKYFTLDGQYVKTVALPNMRICRPVVDDTNIYAGVCWSTPKEGGSAWKGHTGFMTILDGDKVVSNPGGTEPEYQDGKLQKSYQTDDCPFMHGHDVCVDDDKNLYVCQWNANHTAPIKLERV, encoded by the coding sequence ATGCAACGACGCGACTTCGTCAAACAATCCGCCGCTATCGCCGCATCCGTCACCATTCTTTCCCGATCATCGTCCGCCGCCGAGGCGGAACGGCCCGTCATCGGCCACGGCGATTATCGGTATCGCGTGATCAACGACTGGGCCAAAGTCAGCCCGCTGCGATACCCGATCCTGAACTGCCACGAAATGGTCCAAGACCGTGACGGTCAACTGATCATGGTGGGCGATCACCCGCACAACAACATCATGATTTTCGACAAGTCCGGGGAACTGCTCAGCACCTGGGGCACGATGTTCCCCGGCGGCCACGGATTGACGTTGGTGGACGAAGGCGACGAACAAAACCTGTTGGTCACCGATTCGGGTTGGACGCTGGACGCCAACGGAAAATCCATCCGCAACGCCGGGCGTGTGACCAAGACCACCCGTGACGGTCGCGTGATCTTCGACATCGGCCACCCACAGACGATCGGCCTGTATGAACCCGGTGACTTCTTCAATCCGACCGAAACCGCCGTCGCCGACAACGGTGACATCTATGTGGCCGACGGCTACGGCAAAGACTTCATCATTCAGTACAACTGGAAAGGCGAATACATTCGGCACTTCGGCGGACGCGACAACGACGATCCAAATCAGAACCTAAAAAACGCGCACGGTGTGGCCATCGACCGCCGTGATCCGAATCAACCGCTGTTGGTTTGCACATCACGTTCGGAATGCTGTTTCAAGTACTTCACGTTGGACGGCCAGTACGTCAAAACGGTTGCCCTGCCCAACATGCGAATCTGCCGCCCGGTTGTCGACGACACGAATATCTATGCCGGCGTCTGCTGGTCGACGCCCAAGGAGGGCGGTTCAGCTTGGAAAGGCCACACCGGATTCATGACGATTCTGGACGGCGACAAAGTCGTGTCCAATCCCGGCGGCACCGAACCAGAATACCAGGACGGCAAACTGCAGAAGTCTTACCAGACCGACGACTGTCCGTTCATGCACGGCCACGACGTCTGCGTCGACGACGACAAGAACCTGTATGTCTGTCAGTGGAACGCCAACCACACCGCGCCGATCAAACTGGAACGCGTCTAG
- a CDS encoding sulfatase family protein yields the protein MDRPNIIFIITDQQRYDTIAELGFPHMDTPNLDRLVREGVSFDQCHVTAASCAAARASLFKGYFPHTTGILKNADRWRRSWIESLNDAGYHCTNIGKMHTWPYQTELGFHERFVVENKDRYLEGRYYFDEWDKALRARGLVKQQREIYRKRADYNESLGAFDWELPADTHPDNFVGDMASWWIETYPQTEPLFLQIGFPGPHPPYDPVPEASAAYMQKELPLLPVSDQELENQPPALKELRVHNRDIDHDSVVMPLHPSQQQRHRQRAYYLANVTMIDQKVGQIMQSLKKAGYLENSILIFTSDHGDCLTDHGQSQKWTMYDQITRVPMIVWSPDRIQGGRRIESLVQQMDLGPTILQWAGVEVPESLEAESLMPAIGGDDFSGRPYVYCEQARDAVLTGCQFMTMVRDRQYKLVHFLDEPDGQLFDLQADPGELDNRWNDGNLAEVKQRLLAELREWRIRSGLTTKDWCQDWR from the coding sequence GTGGACCGACCTAATATCATCTTCATCATCACCGACCAGCAGCGTTACGACACGATTGCCGAGCTGGGATTCCCCCACATGGACACGCCGAATTTGGATCGGTTGGTTCGCGAAGGCGTCAGTTTTGATCAGTGTCACGTGACGGCGGCGTCCTGTGCGGCGGCCCGCGCCAGCTTGTTCAAAGGCTACTTTCCGCACACCACGGGGATTCTGAAGAACGCCGACCGCTGGCGACGCAGCTGGATCGAATCGCTGAACGATGCCGGTTATCACTGCACGAACATCGGCAAGATGCACACGTGGCCGTATCAGACCGAGCTGGGCTTTCACGAACGCTTCGTCGTTGAAAACAAGGACCGTTATCTGGAAGGCCGCTATTACTTTGACGAATGGGACAAGGCCTTGCGTGCCCGCGGGCTGGTCAAACAGCAACGGGAAATCTATCGCAAGCGTGCCGATTACAACGAATCACTGGGAGCGTTTGATTGGGAATTGCCCGCCGACACGCACCCGGACAACTTCGTCGGCGACATGGCGTCGTGGTGGATTGAGACGTATCCCCAGACCGAGCCGCTGTTTCTGCAGATCGGATTCCCCGGTCCTCACCCGCCCTATGATCCGGTTCCCGAGGCATCGGCGGCCTACATGCAGAAGGAATTGCCGCTGTTGCCCGTCAGCGACCAGGAACTGGAAAACCAGCCTCCGGCGCTGAAGGAATTGCGAGTCCACAACCGCGACATCGACCACGATAGTGTTGTCATGCCGTTGCACCCGAGCCAACAGCAACGGCATCGCCAGCGTGCGTATTATTTGGCCAATGTCACCATGATCGACCAAAAGGTCGGCCAAATCATGCAGTCTCTTAAAAAGGCGGGATACCTGGAAAACAGCATTCTGATTTTCACCAGTGATCACGGCGATTGCTTGACCGACCACGGCCAGAGTCAAAAGTGGACGATGTATGACCAGATCACTCGTGTTCCGATGATCGTCTGGTCGCCAGACCGGATTCAAGGCGGCCGGCGAATCGAATCGCTGGTCCAGCAGATGGACCTGGGGCCGACGATTCTGCAGTGGGCGGGTGTCGAGGTGCCGGAATCGTTGGAAGCGGAATCATTGATGCCCGCGATCGGCGGCGATGATTTTTCCGGTCGACCGTACGTGTACTGTGAACAGGCACGCGATGCGGTGCTGACCGGATGCCAGTTCATGACGATGGTCCGGGACCGACAATACAAACTGGTGCACTTTCTGGACGAACCGGACGGGCAACTGTTTGACTTACAAGCGGATCCCGGCGAACTGGACAATCGCTGGAACGACGGGAATCTGGCCGAGGTGAAGCAACGCTTGTTGGCGGAGCTACGTGAGTGGCGGATTCGCAGCGGTTTGACGACCAAAGACTGGTGCCAGGATTGGCGTTAG
- a CDS encoding rhamnulokinase, with protein sequence MTAELDPQSPVHLAVDLGASSGRVIAGGMADGPSGGQQLVIREMHRFANHPVRVHDSLYWNVLSLWQNIQDGLTGAANEFDQVRSVGVDTWGVDFALIDRNDQMTGPVRCYRDPRTNGILDKAFDRVPREQIFQETGLQFMQINTLFQLFAATEAGETSLDAARSFLMMGDLFHWLLTGEKSIEVTNASTTQMLDPRTKKWCLDLLDGFGIPHSFLCEPTEPGTTLGKILPSVSKITGLVDVPVVVPATHDTASAVVAVPADGFAPARPDWCYISSGTWSLMGCELPAPKVTPLCGELNFTNEGGVRNSTRLLKNIGGLWVFQQIRQAMARRGHDAQWAEMAAQAADAKPFELLIDPDHGDFLAPPDMIDAIEAFAAKTGQKKPESPATLYRAALEGLALRYRACLAMLEQLTDSEIKTIHIVGGGSQNELLCQMTADACNRPVVAGPAEATAIGNVVMQMLGTGQLNSIEEARVLIRDSFAAKRFEPSDASVWDAPAERFNQLATES encoded by the coding sequence ATGACCGCCGAACTCGATCCGCAAAGCCCCGTCCACCTGGCTGTCGACCTGGGAGCCTCCAGTGGCCGTGTCATCGCGGGCGGCATGGCGGACGGCCCATCAGGCGGCCAACAACTGGTGATTCGCGAAATGCACCGGTTCGCCAACCACCCGGTCCGCGTCCACGATTCGCTGTACTGGAACGTCCTTTCGCTGTGGCAAAACATCCAAGACGGGCTGACCGGAGCCGCCAATGAATTTGATCAGGTTCGCAGCGTCGGCGTTGACACCTGGGGCGTGGATTTTGCCCTGATCGATCGCAACGACCAGATGACCGGACCGGTGCGGTGTTACCGCGATCCTCGAACCAACGGCATCTTGGACAAGGCCTTTGATCGCGTTCCCCGGGAACAGATTTTCCAGGAAACGGGGCTGCAGTTCATGCAGATCAACACCCTGTTCCAACTGTTCGCTGCGACCGAGGCGGGTGAGACTTCGCTGGATGCCGCCCGATCGTTCCTGATGATGGGCGACCTGTTCCACTGGTTGCTGACCGGCGAAAAGTCGATCGAAGTGACCAATGCTTCGACCACCCAGATGCTGGATCCGCGGACCAAGAAGTGGTGCCTGGACCTGCTGGACGGCTTTGGCATCCCGCATTCCTTCCTGTGTGAACCGACCGAACCGGGCACGACGCTCGGCAAGATCCTGCCTTCGGTGTCGAAGATCACCGGGCTGGTGGACGTCCCCGTTGTGGTCCCGGCGACGCACGACACGGCATCCGCGGTCGTTGCCGTCCCGGCCGACGGATTCGCACCGGCGCGGCCCGATTGGTGCTACATCAGCTCGGGTACCTGGTCGCTGATGGGTTGTGAACTGCCCGCCCCCAAGGTCACGCCGCTGTGTGGCGAACTGAACTTCACCAACGAAGGCGGTGTTCGCAACAGCACACGGTTGCTGAAAAACATCGGCGGCCTGTGGGTGTTCCAACAGATTCGCCAAGCGATGGCGCGACGGGGCCACGATGCCCAGTGGGCCGAAATGGCCGCTCAGGCCGCCGACGCCAAACCGTTCGAACTGTTGATCGATCCCGACCACGGCGACTTCTTGGCACCGCCGGACATGATCGACGCCATCGAAGCATTCGCCGCCAAGACGGGTCAAAAGAAACCGGAATCACCCGCGACGTTGTACCGGGCCGCGCTGGAAGGTTTGGCCCTGCGGTATCGCGCGTGCTTGGCCATGCTGGAACAATTGACCGACAGCGAAATCAAAACCATTCACATTGTCGGCGGCGGTTCACAGAACGAATTGCTGTGCCAGATGACCGCCGACGCCTGTAACCGTCCGGTCGTCGCCGGCCCGGCCGAAGCCACCGCGATCGGCAACGTGGTGATGCAAATGCTGGGTACCGGGCAATTGAATTCGATCGAAGAAGCTCGTGTGTTGATCCGCGACAGCTTCGCCGCCAAACGTTTTGAACCCTCCGATGCATCGGTCTGGGATGCACCGGCCGAACGTTTCAATCAGCTGGCCACCGAATCATAG